The Haloarcula sp. CBA1127 genomic interval TCGCGAGCTAGCTCCGGAGTCGCGTCGGTCGAACTGTCGCTTACGATGATCTCAGTTGGAACGCGCAACTCCGAGATCGCGGTCTTGATCCAATCGATACATTCTACGATCCCTTTCTCCTCGTTGAGAGTGGGCATCACGACGCTCAAAACCGGCGTGACTTCGCTCTCCGGCGTGACAAGAAACTCGTCTGCAGTGCTGGCTGCGATCCCCCGTTCATCCGCTTGATTTGCCTGGTTTGCTTGTATTGTCATTCCCGTACCTCGGCTGTAACTGGTGCGGCTAGCGGCATACGCTCGCCACTCCCCTGAACTGCTTTCGTTGAATACGGCTAGTAGGCCTCATTTTATCTGATTTCAATAGCTAACTTCTGATAGGTACCGCATGGTTCCCACACAGGATATCATGTCAAAGCAGCATATAATAAAGCTGTTGGGTAAGATAACCCATCATTAATACCAGTAGTTAGCATGAGGCTCCCCTATTCTTCTCCGATTGTACACAATCTCTTCCAACCATGACGATATTGTAGTGTGGGCACCTATCAGTAGATCAGATTATTCACGGACTAATGTACGTTGTGAAACAGACATCTATCAAACTAGTGGACTATCTCTACAGCGGGTATCATTTACAGACATTCAAACACTACAATACAATGACCAACAGGGCGGCCACCTTTGCGGGAATCGTACTACTCCGGGAGTCTAACGAGAGACACAGAGAAGTGGTCCCAGATATTGTCCACGGTCGGAAAAATTCGCCAACTTGGATAGACGCACTCTGGAGACAACCACTTGATTCCGTGTGCCAGTCGACGACTCTAGGGCTTCATGATTGCCGAGCGGTTTACACCGGGCGACGAAGTCGACTCCGTATCTCGCCACTAACAGCGTGTATCCGTGGCAGTCGCTCCTCTGATGCACTGATCAGCGTTGCGACGCTCAACCCAAGGACGTAGACGACTCCCAAAAGCATGATAACTGAGATGTCCTTGCTGAACCGAAGTGCCCCACGTATCGATGCCATATACGTACATATCTGGGCTGAGTATAAGCCGTTGTGGCCCAATTATTAATATTTGTAACTGGGCGGTCGCTGTTGTCCAGAGCCGTAGATTTAAGCTGCTCTATATGCTAAATAGTAACATGGCCACAGACCAGTCCGAGGGGGCCAGCCTGCACGTGCCACCGCTGGAGAATACAGCGTTTTTCTCCATTGAGGACGATGACGGCTACGTCCGTATTGAACAGTCACTGGGGAATCAGGTCCTGTACACGCCCAATGAGGCGCGGGACATCGCTGAAGCCATTCTCGATGCTGTTGACGAGGCTGTCGAAGAGGAGTAACCCATCCTGGCCGTCGGCCCTGTTTTGCTGGAAGGCGAGATGGTTTGAACACGGGCGGTCCAGCGTCAGGTATGACAGATGCAAGCCACCGGGCGGCGGTTGCCGAGCGAGCAGCCCGCGCCGGCGGTGTCGTTGCCCGCGAGCAGTTCCGGGGCGACCTCAGTGTCGATTCGAAGGCCAACAAAAACGATCTCGTCACGGAGACGGACCGAGACGCCCAGCGGCAAGTCGTCGCCACGATCCGAGCGGAGTTCCCCCGTGACCAGTTCCTTTGTGAAGAGGACCTCTCAACGTTAGCTGGCCCGGAAGCTGACTCCGAGCCTGAAGCGGTCGATAGTATCCCAAGTAGCGGCGCTGTGTGGGTAATCGATCCGATCGACGGGACGGCGAACTACGTCCGTGGGATGCGTCTGTGGGGAACGGTCGTCAGCGCAGTTGTCGACGGTGAGCCGGTCGCATCGGTGACCTACCTCCCTTCGTATGGCGACCTCTACGCGGCTGGCCCCGAAAGCGTGACGCGAGACGGGACTGAACTTTCCGTGAGCGTACGAACCGACCCGGAGACCTTTGCCGTGGCCCCCGTCGGCTGGTGGGACCGTGATGACAGGGACGAATTCGGTCGGTTGTGTAGCGCTGTCGGCGACCGCTTCGGTGACATTCGGCGTCTGGGTTCGTTCCAGGCCACGCTGGCACACGTTGCCGACGGGGCGCTCGAAGGGCTCGTTTGTACGCGCTCGATGGACCCCTGGGATACGATCGCCGGCGTACACATGGTCCGACAGGCTGGCGGCACGGTCACTGACCTCGATGGCGAGCCCTGGACCCACGACAGCGATTCCGTCGTCGCCTCAAACGGCGAGGCACACGAGGCCTTCGTGGCGGCCGGCAACGAGGCACTCACTGGGGATTAAACACATTTTCGCCATCAAATCCCGCCGCGTCTGGCTCGCGGAAGCCCGCTCCACGCACACGGGACCGGAACGCTGAAACCGCCTGCCACCGGTCACTCGGCCATGGAAACGTTCGATCGAGCCGTCGATGAGTACGGGCCCGGCCAGCTCTGGGTGGGCTCTTTCGTTGCAGTCCTCCTCGTTGCGGTCGGAGCCGTTATGGCTGCTCCACAGGCCGTCTGGGATCGGTTCCTCTGGCAATACTTCTGGGGGCCGGTGTACGCCGACGCCAAGTCGGCCAGCTGTGCCGAAATGACTGCATCCGGCCCACAACCGCTGTACGAGGGCTGTAAAGCGGCTATACAGGAAGGCCGGCTCATCGCAGAACCGGGGTACACTATCGTCTCAGAGATCGGCTACATGCTGATTCTGGTGTACATGCTTGTCGGTGTCTACTTCCTCCTTGAGCGACTGGACATCGCCGAAGACCCGAAGCTCTACTTCGCGTTCGTCCCGTTCATGCTGCTCGGCGGCGCGTTGCGGACTGTCGAGGATGCGACCGACCGCGCGGTCGACGCCGGAGTCACACCCATCGTCGAGTACCCGCTGAGTTCGCTCATCATCAGTCCCGTCATCTACGGGACGGTGTTCCTGCTGACGCTGCTCGTCCTCGTCGCCTGCGTGGATCTCGAAGAGCGTGGGGTCGTCGACAGCTACTACCGGACGACCGGCGCTATCGGCGGGGCTTTTGTCGCCGTGACGATTCTGTATCTCACATTTGTCGCGCTCACACGCGAGTACGCGACGCTGTACCCGTCAGTCCTCATCACGACTGTCGCACTGGCGTCGGCGCTGTCGTACGGTCTGTATCGCCTGTTCGAGTCCTACCGACCGGCGCTGAACGACGGAACTGGCTATATCGGCCTGCTGGTCATTTGGGGCCACGCAATCGACGGTGTTGCGAACGTTCTGCTGGCCGACTGGCTCGACGCGCTCAATGTTCCGCTAACGTACTATCCGAAACACCCGGCCAACGAGTTCATCATTGCGGCTACCGAGGCACTCCAGCCGGCCGGTCTCTCCGCGGCTATCGGCACTTCATGGCCGTTCTTGATTGTCAAGCTCGCCGTCGCCTCGCTGGTCGTCTCGCTGTTCAATCAGGAGTTCATCGACGACAGCCCGCGGTACGCACTGCTGTTGCTCATCGCCGTTACCGCCGTCGGCCTCGGGCCGGGCTCGCGGGATATGCTGCGGGCGACGTTCGGTATCTGACAGCCACTGGTCCGCTTAGGGGAACGGATGGTGATCCCGGTCGAGTCGCGGTTCGAAGCCAAGGTCGGCCGGGACGGCTTCGGCCCGCTCGCCGAAGAACGACTCACCGAAGAACAGCAGCTGTGCCGACGGACAAACGACTCGAACCGCCTCGAACCCGAGCTGTTCGAGGTCGCGCGTCGTCAGCCGTGTCCCGTACGGAGCGAGCCCCGCGTCGGTCGCCCGGTCACACAACGTCTCTAGCTCTGCCTCGCCAGAGAGGTCCGCATCAGGGCCAAGCGAGTCCAGCGGGACCGCCGTCTCCGCAGCCGTCAAGTCGGCCGCCTCACCGGGCGATTTGGCGTAGCGCCCGATAGCGCCCTGTGCGTCCATGGCCGCCTCGGGACCCATGCTGTCGAGTTCCATCCAGTTCTGGAGCGCCTCCTCCAGCGCGCCGACGGCGGCCGCACCCGGGTTCAGATCCGCGTCGGTCCCGAGCGCGAAGCGCGGCCACTCGTCCTGTGCCAGTGCGACAGTGATGACTGGCACGTCCACGTCCTGTGTCAGTAACAGCGCCGTCACGTCGAGGCCCTCAGACGCCGCGCGCCGTCGGAGCGTGTCGTACCGCTCGTGGTCGTTGACGGCCACCCGGAGCGGCTCGAACGTCGAGTACCACGACAGCATCGCGGCGTCACGCTCGATGACCTCGTACAGCCCGGTCAGCAAGGCCTCCGTGACGGTGTTTCCAAGCCCCAGCCCAGTTGTCGTTGCTGGTCTGACAGCGTCCGATGGCGGCGGATAGTGGACGGTTTCGGCGGGCAGCGACCGCTGCTCGTCGGTCAGCAGGTTCTCGGCAGGAACCCAAGGGAGTGCATTCGATTCGTCCCACTCGACCTCATCCCTGACGAACGCATCGGGTGTGACAGCAGCCGGCACATCGGCGACTGTCCCGTGCCGTAGATTCTCTTCTCGGTAGACGCCGGCCGCGTACCGCTCGTAGTTCTCGCCCAGCGCTTTCATGAATGCTGTGTCCCAGTCGATGGCAACACCGGCGGCCTTGGCGGCGGCCGACACGTCGCTGAATCCGGCGGTATCGGCGAGCGTTGACAGGTAGTACGGAGCGGGGAACGATTCGACCTCACCGACCTCCGTGGCGATACCGACCCGGTCGTCAAGGCCCAGTTCCGCCCGCGATAGCGCCTCGCTGTCGGGGGCCGTCTGCCGACCGTCGGCGAGAGGATAGTTCTGTGTCCCGCCACAGTCACAGCCCGGGACCGGGAGGAACCGCCGCTGGGTGTGCGGGAGTTCCGTGACAGTCCCGAGGAGGGCAGTGTCACCGTCGAGAAACTGGGTCACCAGTCGACCAGCCAGCGCTCCCGCGAATCGTTGCGTGGCTGCTGCCGGGGCTTCTGTGACTTCCTCGGTGTCATCGACCGTCGCCTCGACCCGCGTCCGTAGACAGTCGAAACAGCCGGTTTCAGGTCCAAACCCACTAATCGCGGCGTCACTCACCGGGACGCCGCCGACGCCGCCCAGTTCGACGGCGACCCACGGCGTGCCAGCGTCTTTCGCCCGGTTGTTCCACGCCGCAAACCGCTCCGAACCGACGGTATCGACGACGATGGCGAGGTTGCCACTGCTGTCCGCCGGTGTCGACGGCTGTGCTACTGAAACGTCGATATCGGCGAGAAACGCGGCAAGTGCATCGACAGCCGGTCCACGCCCGACGACTTCGACAGTTCGCATGCCGAAGCCCTCGTGGTGAAGGGAGAAAAACCTACGCGGCGAGGATA includes:
- a CDS encoding DUF63 family protein gives rise to the protein METFDRAVDEYGPGQLWVGSFVAVLLVAVGAVMAAPQAVWDRFLWQYFWGPVYADAKSASCAEMTASGPQPLYEGCKAAIQEGRLIAEPGYTIVSEIGYMLILVYMLVGVYFLLERLDIAEDPKLYFAFVPFMLLGGALRTVEDATDRAVDAGVTPIVEYPLSSLIISPVIYGTVFLLTLLVLVACVDLEERGVVDSYYRTTGAIGGAFVAVTILYLTFVALTREYATLYPSVLITTVALASALSYGLYRLFESYRPALNDGTGYIGLLVIWGHAIDGVANVLLADWLDALNVPLTYYPKHPANEFIIAATEALQPAGLSAAIGTSWPFLIVKLAVASLVVSLFNQEFIDDSPRYALLLLIAVTAVGLGPGSRDMLRATFGI
- a CDS encoding inositol monophosphatase; this translates as MTDASHRAAVAERAARAGGVVAREQFRGDLSVDSKANKNDLVTETDRDAQRQVVATIRAEFPRDQFLCEEDLSTLAGPEADSEPEAVDSIPSSGAVWVIDPIDGTANYVRGMRLWGTVVSAVVDGEPVASVTYLPSYGDLYAAGPESVTRDGTELSVSVRTDPETFAVAPVGWWDRDDRDEFGRLCSAVGDRFGDIRRLGSFQATLAHVADGALEGLVCTRSMDPWDTIAGVHMVRQAGGTVTDLDGEPWTHDSDSVVASNGEAHEAFVAAGNEALTGD
- a CDS encoding YcaO-like family protein, which codes for MRTVEVVGRGPAVDALAAFLADIDVSVAQPSTPADSSGNLAIVVDTVGSERFAAWNNRAKDAGTPWVAVELGGVGGVPVSDAAISGFGPETGCFDCLRTRVEATVDDTEEVTEAPAAATQRFAGALAGRLVTQFLDGDTALLGTVTELPHTQRRFLPVPGCDCGGTQNYPLADGRQTAPDSEALSRAELGLDDRVGIATEVGEVESFPAPYYLSTLADTAGFSDVSAAAKAAGVAIDWDTAFMKALGENYERYAAGVYREENLRHGTVADVPAAVTPDAFVRDEVEWDESNALPWVPAENLLTDEQRSLPAETVHYPPPSDAVRPATTTGLGLGNTVTEALLTGLYEVIERDAAMLSWYSTFEPLRVAVNDHERYDTLRRRAASEGLDVTALLLTQDVDVPVITVALAQDEWPRFALGTDADLNPGAAAVGALEEALQNWMELDSMGPEAAMDAQGAIGRYAKSPGEAADLTAAETAVPLDSLGPDADLSGEAELETLCDRATDAGLAPYGTRLTTRDLEQLGFEAVRVVCPSAQLLFFGESFFGERAEAVPADLGFEPRLDRDHHPFP